TTTCCGATTTCAGAACCGCTTCATGATGAACCTGCAACATGGCTAAGAAACTTTAAGCCGTTTATTATCATGGTAATCATCTTAATCGTACTGTCGTACACACCGGTAATTTATGATGTTATCACAACCACTTACGATACATCATTGCCATTTTCACCTAATAGCCCGGTTCCACTGAGGTAATTGTATCATGTTAAAAAGAAGAACTCTCTTCTACGTTTGGCTTACTATTGCAGCGGGGATTGTGCTGGTCACTTTCCCCGGTTGCGATAGCTTATCTATCAAACAATCTCTCAGTGAGGATGAATACCTGCTGGTTGATCAGGATAGCAGCTCGGTATCATTTCCCGAAGTTTACAGCGGTAACGTGATGCTGGTTGGGTACGTTTATACTCATTGCCCTGATATCTGTCCCATGATCACATACAACATGCGGGATGTTCAGCGTGCCCTTCCAGATCAGGATGATTTTATGCTAGTCAGCGTTTCGTTTGATCCGGATAGAGATACACCGGCAATTCTGAAAGATTACGCTAATAACTATCGTTTAGATCAAAGCTCCTGGAAACTTCTAACCGGGGATAAATCTGAAGTTGAATCTCTTCTTGAAACTTTAAATATAATCACGATAAAAACACCCACAAGCTTTACTGAAGAGGATAAACCGGTATATTTTATTGATCATACCGATCGAGTTACTTTAATTGACAGAGACGGAAATGTCAGGAAACATTATTCAGGAAGTGAGTTTAATGCCGATGAAGTAAAAGCTGACATTTTAAGATTATTACAGGATTCGTAGTTAACCTGTGAATGCTATATATTTTATTATTGTTTATATATAGGATATAATCAACAACTAATCATAAAAGAACAAAACATTAAGATGAAAAAAGTACTCATTCATTCATTTCTACTATTATTTGTCGTTGCTTTCGCAGCTTGCGGCGGAGGGGAATCAACGGAACAGGCACCAGCAGAAGAGCAGGCAGCAGGAGAGCAAGCAGCTGAAGATGATGGTGTAAGAACTATAAACCTTATAGGTACTGATGATTTAAAATTCGCTGTTGAAGGAGAGCAAGAAGGACTCGTTACCGGCGGAACAACAGGCCAGTATGTAATCCTGGAAGCTATTGAAGCCGCTCCGGGCGAAGAGATCAGAATTAATCTGAGAACTGAAAGTACAATGCCTCCAACTGCAATGTCTCACAACTTCGTTTTAGTTGAAATGGGAACAGACGTTGATGAGTTTGCAAGAGAATCATTAGGCGCTCGCGATAATGACTACATCTCACCAAATTTTGAGGATAACATTATTGTTTCTACTTCAATGTTAGGAAACGGTGAATCAGACACAGTTACTTTTACAGTACCTGATGAGCCGGGCGAATATGACTTTATTTGCACCTTCCCAGGACACTTTGCAGGTGGAATGGTTGGTAAACTGATTGTTGAGTAAATTAACAAGATCACTTCACTGTGATAAAGGCTGTGATTCGAAAGATTCACAGCCTTTTTTTATTTGTGATATCGTTTCAACTCCCGGTTAGGCACCCAGTTGGAATTTGGCTCAAAATGGTTGTATAGAAGTGCCGATAAATTCCGGATGAGTACCCACGCTTCATTATCATACTCATAGCTACTGTCTTCCTGATTTTTTGTAATGACTGAGAAGAGATAATCCCCTGATGGAGCATTTACCAATAAAACCTCAGACCGGGAAGCCCTGACAGCCCCATTTTTGGAAGCAACATTCACTGTTGGCGGTATTTGAGAAAGAGCTTCACCATCCCAGTAGTTGCGCGACATTATTCTATACATCTGTTCACAGGCATGTGAGCTCACCACCTCACCTCTGTAAATTTGCCCCACAAGCCGTGCAATTTCTCGAGGAGTAGTCTGACCCCAACCGTAAGTTTCAAAGTCCTCACCCCTATCTTCAGTGCGTGAGTTCACACGGGTTGCCACGTAGCCATGGTCTGCTAACCATTGATTAATTTCCGTTCCGGTCCCTGCTAGATATTGATTCCAAAGACTTGCAGTATTATTGGATGTAGACATCATCATATGAACCAGTTCAGATAGAGATACTTCTGTACCCGGAATCAAATTACTGATGATATCTCCCGAGTATTCATACTCCGGTTCAGGACCGTAGTCCAGTTCCATCTGATACTCTAACTCTCCCTGTTCAATTTTATCAAAA
This portion of the Rhodohalobacter barkolensis genome encodes:
- a CDS encoding SCO family protein; its protein translation is MLKRRTLFYVWLTIAAGIVLVTFPGCDSLSIKQSLSEDEYLLVDQDSSSVSFPEVYSGNVMLVGYVYTHCPDICPMITYNMRDVQRALPDQDDFMLVSVSFDPDRDTPAILKDYANNYRLDQSSWKLLTGDKSEVESLLETLNIITIKTPTSFTEEDKPVYFIDHTDRVTLIDRDGNVRKHYSGSEFNADEVKADILRLLQDS
- a CDS encoding plastocyanin/azurin family copper-binding protein, whose product is MKKVLIHSFLLLFVVAFAACGGGESTEQAPAEEQAAGEQAAEDDGVRTINLIGTDDLKFAVEGEQEGLVTGGTTGQYVILEAIEAAPGEEIRINLRTESTMPPTAMSHNFVLVEMGTDVDEFARESLGARDNDYISPNFEDNIIVSTSMLGNGESDTVTFTVPDEPGEYDFICTFPGHFAGGMVGKLIVE
- a CDS encoding serine hydrolase, whose product is MKYRKVTLFILFISIVGCNGNDRSDLPTEQILELTKGFNGDIGIYVKDLESGAEFEVNADTIFPTASMVKIPILVKIFDKIEQGELEYQMELDYGPEPEYEYSGDIISNLIPGTEVSLSELVHMMMSTSNNTASLWNQYLAGTGTEINQWLADHGYVATRVNSRTEDRGEDFETYGWGQTTPREIARLVGQIYRGEVVSSHACEQMYRIMSRNYWDGEALSQIPPTVNVASKNGAVRASRSEVLLVNAPSGDYLFSVITKNQEDSSYEYDNEAWVLIRNLSALLYNHFEPNSNWVPNRELKRYHK